GCCGGGCAGCTCGACGCGGTCATCCGCAACACGTTCATCCAGGGCACGCTGTCGATAGTGTTCGCGGTGCTGGTGCTCATCGTGTTCACGGCCGGTGTGGTGATGGCGCTGCGGGCCCTGCGCGGGACGGGTCGCCCGCTGGCCGAGGACGAGCCGGTGCCGTCGCGGATCTTCGCTCCGTCGGGGTTGATCCCCACGCACGCCGAGAAGGAGGTGAGCAAGCAGTGGGACGCCTTGCCGACCGCACACGCCAGGCCGCACGCCAAGTCAGCTGGTACTTCTCGACATTGATGGGCGACAACCACTATCGGCGCTACGTCGAGCACCGGGCTCGCACCCATCCCGGCGAGCCCGTGCTCTCCGAGCGCGAGTACTGGCAGATGCGCCACCGTGGCGCCGACGCCAATCCCGGCGCTCGCTGCTGCTGACACAGCAGCGCCGAAACAGCAGCGCCGAGACCGACGTTCTTGTCGTGGATCTCGAAGACTTACGACAAGAGCGTCGTTTTCGACACGCGTGATGTCACCGCACGGAGTAACGCACCGGTAGGTGTTTGGGGCCGCCGACGAACGTGGTGGCGGTGTGCTGGGCCGGGCCGGTCGACTCCATCGAGTTCAGCCGCGGGATGAGCTCGCTGAAGAAACTGTTGATCTCCATGCGCGCCGGCGCGGCCCCGAGACAGAAGTGCACGCCGTAACCGAATGCGACGTGCTTGTTGGGATCGCGGCCCACGTCGAACCGGAACGGGTCGGTGAAGACCTCCTCGTCACGGTTGCCCGACGGGTACGACAGCAGCACGGATTCGCCTGCCGCGATGGGTACGTCGCGCACGACCGTGTCCTCGGCGGCGGTGCGCATGAA
This genomic window from Mycolicibacterium goodii contains:
- a CDS encoding YbdD/YjiX family protein, with amino-acid sequence MGRLADRTRQAARQVSWYFSTLMGDNHYRRYVEHRARTHPGEPVLSEREYWQMRHRGADANPGARCC